ATTATGAATTCATTTAACAAACTGTAAATTTTCTATGGATGATGTTCGTATAAACGGACACATGATACTGGGctgttttgttgtctttttacGAACATAATATTGTTTTTTCTAGAATAGTTTTTACCTGAATTATTGAAGTGATAATAAGTAGATAAATTTAAGGGGTTCATTGATTACCAAGTCTTCCTCCTGGGTTAACTTGAAGGTGAAAAACAAGAGTATATATCCTTTTCACTTATGTGCGTAAAAAGACACTGAAAATATTGTATCCAAAGTTAACAACATAAAACTTCAGTTAAGTAGTGTTCTATAAGGGTAAAAACAATACATATGCCATAAACAGAATGATAAAGTTGAATATTTCTTTGTGATGAACACATTATGGACAATGATATGTATTTTCACCCATAAATACGTAATTTACTTATGTTGGTAACAAGACGCCATTGACAGAGAAAATGCAGGAGTGTTGGTTACGTTAATCATATTTAACTAATTTTTAAGATGATAAATACATTGTAGCATTCCAGAATgtgatgaaaatatatacaactaatcatggatttttttagggtctgtagggggctgaaataaggccccattcccaatgctaaaaagcaggtatttccCCCAattttttgctttgaaattcccaattaatgaaaacaaatcaagcaaGATTGCTTAACTGCTATAAAAACTTCacaggcccttgaaatcaagaccttaaaggatatatctcatgttttcaaagtatacaatattacatgcattttgtcttctttatgcttatagtaattaattctaatagttcgttctccgaaattttgcgataattaaccacaatacagacttaaatctaagccccgatttcaaaaagtcaagttaattaggtaggtagtcacgtggtacagtgacttcacatgcgcccttcggattgtgacagtactgcgagatattattaaaaactcaacttttaggggcctaattaatttaccatgggcaacatttaaatcgatgttgataaattgtccgagttttatatgtgttcacCACCAGTgaacacatataacgatgtaaatacccaaatatagcgagtaaagcgtgtatgaaatcggcaaaattgtgagtaaataatgtttatatgggtcgctgtctacaaactgtttggggatgttattcctttatacatctgtaattggcgctgtttttctaaaataaacagtgcaatcattatttatttttggattacacaaattatgatacgttaaagtgttgacaactaggccctatgccaagctattgtcacgcgcgcatttcggaaagaaagaaaaagacaacacacacacaaatcaataaaaatattcaaatttaaagtggtaatcacattattttattttgataaagcaatcttattactatttttgaattgtgatctgcacgtctttaggaagtacgaagtgggagcacggcgttatatagcctactgacgcactcaagatgctacgagttcaataaagaaataattttataattcaatttaaagttaggaaatacaatattctattatttgtataattaaaagttcaattattttgtatagatctttatttgttgttgttgtaaatctaccagttggtagaagttacattgtatcgtcgatatatgttgttacaaggtgaaggtcagttgatccgagtgtgtattgaatttgaagagcaaaacagaatgtatgctataggcctaccagtgcttatagcttcgatatatccattttctcgcagtttatcagggtctctgtccaagcgatgtttgaaaaggtgactgggtgtgtttttaaaggtaaagttcttgctccaacaaaaaaattatccccgtcttttttctcgtaccttccttcgaaaaatactcagtctaaatcctttctatcgacaactagtacacccgagcacggcacaaaacatcttaatgcattattatttacaagccgttaacgttacaattggttttttgtcgattaaatctaatctgtttatgaaatggctaatagatgttttcaaacccgagggcgcatatgacgtcacacaaaatggcgcgtaaactagcgaaagaaaatatgcatatcgcaagatttgaatttcatcgctttcaaactcgaaaactacgcaaaatatttcatttaaaacacatttaaagtagttttaggcataaaaagagttaattttgctgaaaaaatgaaaaagtttagaaacatgcgttgtgtcctttaataaaCCTGAACTTTTACTTATTCAACGTGATAAGATACAATACATGAGTGAAATCAGTGTCACATCAAAgtcatattgattgattgtatcttgcttaacgtctcgctcgagaatttttcactcatatggagacaacaccaagaccggtgaaggtcttcaaatttaggcctatgcttagcgcttacggccgttgagcagtgagggttctttagcgtgccacacctactgtgacgtgggtcatctgtttttaaggtcatctccgaggacccgtgactttcacacctgatgccgaacgtttggcgatggaactgtcactacctgaattaacgacttaggtctatCGCGGCCGGGAtacgaaccccggccttccgcatgcccttccgcatgcggggcgaacgctctaacctctcggccaccgtgGCAGTCATATTGAAGGTCAAACTATCATAGAACTAGGATAAGTAAGATTACAAAAGGAAAGTGGACATAAGAGATCTTTGGTGatttttttaacaaacaaaatgttCCTTTACAATTACTTGATTACAGGTTGAAGATGAAACAAAGGCAAAAAATGCATTTGCACAAAAGGCATGGCGAGAACGGTTAAAAACAGATCCAGAAAAGTACAAGCAGTTTCGAAAAGCTGACAGTGAGAGAGTAAAAGCAATCAGACACAACCTTACTGATGAATAGAGAAAACAATATAATGAACGAACTCGACTAAGAATGATAAAGTACAGacagaaaaagaaagaagaagGAATGAAAGAATCAAAGAGATCAGTAACAAGAGCCACATGTGAAAAACAACGCAAGAAATGGAGAAGAAAAGAGACAACAGAGGGAGGCAATGAGTTCGCAAAAAAGGAGACGTATCAATGAAAGACGCAGAAAACGTTATGCTGAGATCATACAGTAAATTCGTAAAATGCCGACCTACAAATGTGAAACCTGCAGCTTATACAAAGTATAACCAGTGTCTTTGTGAATACTGTACAaatgttgatttgaaaatcagtaGTTTAGTGCGATTTTGCTCCGCTCACCATATTGAACCGGTTTGTAAAGACAAATACGAAGCTTCTCGATTAACTCTTTGTCCAAAGGAAGGAGAATATTACAGAAAGGAATGCATAGATAGAAAATGTGAAGAATGTGGAGTTTCTAATCTCGCCAAGACAACAAAAGCAGTAGAAGTTCTCAGGCAACATGGCTTATCTGACATAAGATGGCAGTCTTCGGTAATGGATGAAATCACCAAAATCGTAAAAGGTAAAGAGGTAAAAAAGACACAAATGACACAAAAGGTCCACACAACTACGGTACAGGAATTGGTTGAAGAGCTGACAAATTCTATGAAGGAATTTTCTAAGCACCTTTTCAATGCACAGTGGCAAGCAAGACAGCTTGAAGCATTAAAGGTCAGTATTCCACATAAATGGGTATTGCTGTGCTCAGACTTTGGCGAAAACTACATATGCAGACAAtaggatgtaaaacttatacggtaccaattttgatgcaccagatgcgcatttcgacaaataatgtctcttcagtacaaaagtaaaataatctcaaccgaaatgtttgaaatccgaaataacaatgaagttttagagctattatagggaaaacagtgtgccaaaaagtggagtcaaatttgtctaaggataagagctatgcatgagggagataatccttaattttgaaatgaatttctaaattttataacagcaattaaatatacatccgtattttcaagctagtaacgaagtacttagctactgggctgtagagaccctcggggactaacagtccaccagcagaggcatcgacccaggggtcataatgtaaaacttatacggtaccaattttgatgcaccagatgcgcatttcgacaaataatgtctcttcagtgatgctcaaccgaaatgtttgaaatccgaaataacaatgaagttttagagctattataggaaaaacagtgtgccaaaaagtggagtcaaatttgtctaaggataagagctatgcatgagggagataatccttaattttgaaatgaatttctaaattttataacagcaattaaatatacatccgtattttcaagctagtaacgaagtacttagctactggactgtagagaccctcggggactaacagtccaccaacagaggcatcgacccaggggtcataatgtaaaacttataggATGAAGCTCAAAGTGCTCATTGGAGTTATGATCAAGTCACCTTACATCCGATTGTAGCCTACTATCGTTGTCAAGAATGTGAAGAGCCAATGCATGAATCATTCATTTTTGTTTCTGGGGATCATAAACATGACCATCATGCTGTTCACTACTTCACAAAGTTGGTGAATGAGATTCTGTTGTCACGTGGGTTTGCCATTGAAACACAAATACAGTTTTCTGATGGAGCACCAACACAATACAAAAGTAAAATAAACTTTGTAGACATGAGTTTGTGCCAAGAAGAGTTAGGATTTCACATTGAGAAGCATTTCTTCGGATCTAGACATGGTAAAGGACCATGTGATGGGGAGGTAGGTGTTTTGAAAAGATGCATTATTACTGGAGTAAAGACGAGAATGCCATGGAGTTTTACGAGTATGGTAAAAACGAACTGTCACTTCCGAAGGAAGACACAAATCAGCACATTCATCAAAAAAGGACATTTATGTTTGTAAAGGATGGAGAGATAGATAGGGAAAAGAACAACAGACTGGGAAACAAGGCAGTGAAGGACACAAGAATGACTCATTGTTTTAGACCTGTAGCTCCATATGTCATAACATCAAGGGAAAGGAGCTGTTTCTGTGATGTGTGTAGATGTATCAATGGTACATGTGAGGAGAAATGCAGTAATGAATTGCTGACAGGAAATTGGGTTGTTCAAAATATTTCCAATAAAAGACGGAATCGACCTGATGGTGCAAAGAGAACTGTAACAGgtatgtttgtgaaacaaacTAACCCTGAATATACAATGCATCTACTTTTTGTAACTACTGAATCATGAAATCACATTACTCAACATGTATTGCAGCAACTATCTCATATCATTAAGTATGTGtgaactgtaaaataaaattattttatacatgtaggtgtatGTAAATCATGCATATTGATTATAATTGATTTTAGAAGCAGAGAATGAAGATGTTGGAAGTGAAGATGGTGACATTACAGATGGTCAAAATGAGGTTAACACAAATGAGGATGAAAAGGGGGATAATGGCATGGTCAATGTAAATCGAGATGACATCACAGATAACCTTGGCAACACAGAAAGTTTACAAAGTAAACTGCAGGACAGAATGttacaattcaaaattattcatttaCTCTTTATAGTGGTATTGTCTACAAAACCAAATATTTAACTATATCCTACTTGCCGTCCATTAGGATACTTTGTCCATAAGTgcttataagtttcatttcatgATCTTGTATGGTgtatttttacatgtaacatgatTCACACTGCTCTTTACAGATATTCAGCATGAAGATAATATAGTTGGTCAGATGGTGTATGACCTAGAGAGTTCAGTTAACATCAGAGGCCTAAGTGACATCATTGGTGAGATCTATAAGACAAAGTGATACCTATTTGTTATTTTACTTCATGTGTTACATAGCAAACCAATGTGAAATACGGAGGAGTTGATTAAATACAGAATTGATAGTTTCAACGAAGTAAAAATTTCCCTTATCAATTCTAATAGACAAATTGATCAATTATACATTGCGGATGTATACATTAGTGTACACAGTACATCATTGCAGTAATTTTCCTGGACGaaattcattcatatttgaAAGATCTTTCATGTGATTGCTCTATTAGGCGGGCAGTTGGTGAGGTTGGATGTTACTTAATTATTGACTTTTAATTTAAGCTGATAGACTGAATCCAGACACAGAACCTGTTGATTTTAGTGATCTTAGTGGCATGCTTGGTATGTTAATGTAAATAATGTATTCACTTATCAATTAGATAAGCCTGATAAACATATGGATTCTATTTTTCGCCTACAAATCCAAGATTTTCAGTTTTGTCATTTAATCCATATAATTAATCCAATGTATATTTGTTTCAATTGTTTTCTAACGTAATCCCATTTATATACAAATGCAGAGTTTGATGAGAAAATGGATGTTTTTGTTGCTGAGGGCTTGGGACAGACATCTCCACAAAGAGAGTCCATAATTCATTCTGATCAGCAAACAGAATACAGGTACATTTGTATGAGACGTAGTTACAAATTTGTATTTGAAACAATATGATGCAAAAAAGTCTTTATAAACAACAGAATGTAATTTTCTTCCACTTCACGCCAATTAGTTTATGAAATTTAGTGACAGGGAAAGCGTTATCTCTCATTATTCTCAAACAATAAAAACTTACTTCTCTTAAAAAGGCAGGCTCAGTTTGTTGAGGCTCACTTGGTCTCTGACAAACGGAAGAAGTGGTTATATGTTGCAGAGGTATACATGATAGACCGTTTGAATCTGAATTTTCCGTGGAGTTACTATGAAAAACATGTTATGTTTATTTTCgcttattttgtgttttaatttGTATACAGTTTTCCTTAtggatttttgttttatttttctaaaatttgcATGTTCATTCTTTCACTCTTTTTGTACTTATATACTTTCCTATTGAAGCTTGAATGGAAAACACTTTTTATCATTATCAAAGATGTTATTTTACACAATAAGAGTGGTTTCATAGATGCTCTCTCCTTTTCAGATCAAGGAAGTTTGTGGGGGTGAATACCTTCTCCAATTTATGCAGCGGAAAGGAGACTGATTTTATTGGCCCTTTGTGGATGACTTCTCTTGGGAGCCATATGATAGCATACATCGACTTTTGCCAATACCTGTTTTATCCAAGCAGTCTTCCTCTAGAAGagaattatttgaattttgaaacaTTCACACTCGCTCATACTATTCAAAATTCATACTGCTGTtgcattgaaataaatgtttttctGTCCGCTGAAAAAATTGTGTCTGTGTTACTTCCATAAGGTGATAGCTTTGCTATGAATATATCCTAGGAATCGTACTGCTAACTCAAAGTAACAGAGTCATAGCAGTAAAGATGTCTTCTTATGAAGGAAAGGATAGCGACTGTTTCTCTAGTGATGTCTGTCATAATTTTATGGAATAAATCAAATCTGAAAATTATGGAAGTAACGGTGTCTGAAATTCTTCAATCTGACTGCAAGGTCTgtaataataaattttgaaaaaaagtttttaataacCTCTTCAGAAGATATCTTAAGAGTTGAATTACAGATTTACACTAAAATTACAGTTATTACTGCAGTATGTATTTTCCTTTAGACACTGTTACTTCCATAATTTTGTTAGTCATCTATATTCAAactcatttcaaaataaattcgtGCCATGGATTATCTTCTACTTGGTATTTCTATAAACTAGAAGATCTAGACTACTCAAAACCATAAAccaaataagaaataaattaatttgaaatttattggTGAAAGTAACACTTTGCATGCCAGATCCAGAAACTTACTTATATActaatacattttgtttttaactactattacatatacatatcatCGTTTATACTATTCGAAAATAACGCCACATGTATTTTCCCAATATACATTTAACCTCTAGTTAGAAATCAATTTATCACTTTAATACCTACATAAAATCAAAAGCCTCAAAATCGACTCGTGCACGATTTCCAAACGGAAGGATATATACGGCACCATCTTATGagctttaaagtaattccatcctcctatgatgtcatcagattttgcaaaactaatgatttatttagatttatgcatgatatgaacataaattttgtaggagtcttttccgatagttattgtaaaaaatcttgttaaaaataagcTATTTTCAAAGTCTACGTTATAGattaataatcaatgatacgtttcaaaatatcgAATCCAAgagcaataactctgtttctattgatttctatATCAAGTCTAtcatgcgatagatttcctttatttttacagacattttgtatatttttgtgaagatacagtttcacgAAATTGTAATGAAGCAAAATAGATTGAATATTATAAATCTCAATCATGAATATATATCAAGTAATACATGTACGAAGTCCTTATTCATCAAAACCTCCCCTCCTTATATTCACGCGCGATTACAATTATTATAGTTTCGACAGACTTCATAAGTCTTTCACCATTATTGTTTGCTTGGAATTTAAATCTATGAAATTGGTCACTGTTAGTTATATTCACCATTCACCATACATAACTTTATTAACCATGTTAACAAATCTTAAACTCAATGAAAGGCATACAGTGCAGTGTCTGTTTTCATATCCGTAGCGTATTATCCTCTCCCAACTGTATTCAGTTGCAAACCTGCTATCAATgcctgattctaaaatatttttcagtagcGGATTTAACGGGGCGCAGCCGTCGCCACCCCTtctctattatttttttttattttaaggtAAATTATGGTCTCTtattaacaaaaatataaagataaaagaagcaattttTCCCACTCtaggagaaataaatgatacaatcttttgatttaatgaattggttttattgggagaacttacatttttttgaaaaacctcttaaaatttgcgtaatttcatttcatcttattaaaatgataggaaatagtaaaaattactatATAGGAGACATAGTTCAAGCCCTATAAATCTGtaatatccaggagcttccggggctTCGCCTGATGGGCTCCCACCAGGCCTGGatccactgcctcataaagttacGCCCCCTAACcgtaattcctggatccaccccagTTTTCACATTCTTTTACACACAATGTGTCCATTCCATTCCCATTATTAAGAATTTACATACACTGCCAATCAAACTATATTCAGTTGCGTATGAGGATGGTAGTGAAGAGGTAAATCTGCAGGACAGGACCGATGCCATGGAGTAATGCGTTACGCGAGTCGACTCAACAACCaggtgctacatgtatatgtgtcaGTTGGTGTGTATCCTGTTTTGTGCCTACCACACTACGAAATTTAGATGAATAGATATGCTTATAGTGTTAAAAAGGTTTTACATACCTTAGGCGAATTTGGTTCGAGTCTTTGACattctgtttttccttttagctcttacaagtttattgttatttcggatttccaaacttttggcttgagcatcactgaagagacaatatttatcaaaatgtgcatctggtgcatcaaaattggtaccgtataaattttacatatacacaTGTTAGTGTCAAATTTGGAAAGTTTAtatagtcatacatgtatactgaaacTCTGTGATATAAATAGAagataaaaattatcataacTTAAAGGAAATTATCGTTATTCATTGATTTGCTTTAGAAAGTCCAGGTTCGACTTACATGTAGCTAGTGGAAACTGGTGTAATCCTTTGTATTTACATGCAAGTGACTAGAGAAGCAAATGTTCTAAGTTGTAAATTTGATACATTTTtagtacaattttgaaatgatgaTAAAATATCTATCATCGAGTTGTGTTTCTTTCCAAATATATTCTACTGCATGTTAACGGTGTGACGTgcatttatttatgaaaaaagaaGATACTTATTTACTGGTAATCGATTAGCTTCAATATTCATCAGTTTGGTTTTAAAGGGGGATGGGTgtttggtgaaaactatgtgaacttagtgATTTTTCCATACATTCAACTTA
Above is a genomic segment from Ostrea edulis chromosome 3, xbOstEdul1.1, whole genome shotgun sequence containing:
- the LOC125674864 gene encoding uncharacterized protein LOC125674864; translated protein: MHYYWSKDENAMEFYEYGKNELSLPKEDTNQHIHQKRTFMFVKDGEIDREKNNRLGNKAVKDTRMTHCFRPVAPYVITSRERSCFCDVCRCINGTCEEKCSNELLTGNWVVQNISNKRRNRPDGAKRTVTEAENEDVGSEDGDITDGQNEVNTNEDEKGDNGMVNVNRDDITDNLGNTESLQNIQHEDNIVGQMVYDLESSVNIRGLSDIIADRLNPDTEPVDFSDLSGMLEFDEKMDVFVAEGLGQTSPQRESIIHSDQQTEYRSRKFVGVNTFSNLCSGKETDFIGPLWMTSLGSHMIAYIDFCQYLFYPSSLPLEENYLNFETFTLAHTIQNSYCCCIEINVFLSAEKIVSVLLP